The nucleotide window CAATAGCCTGCCGGTACTCGGCCTCTGCCATTGGCAGCAATGAGCGGATCTGGGCAATGCGGCGTTCGTCCACCGGGTGGGTGCTCAGGAATTCCGGCGGGGCCTGACCGCCTTGTTCGCGGGCGTAGGCGCTGAAGCGTTGCCAGAAACCCACCGCCGCGTTGGGGTCGTAACCGGCGCGGGCCATGTACAACAGGCCGAGGTGGTCCGCCTCCAGTTCATGGCTGCGCGAATAGGGCAGCATAACGCCCAACGTGGCAGTCAAACCGTAGGCCTGGTGGCTCAGCGCGCGGGTCGTTTCCGCCTGGTTCTGCATGGCCTGATCCAGCGCCATGCCGCCGAGTTCCACCAGCAGGCCGTGCGACATGCGCTCGGCGCCGTGGCGCGCGACGGCATGGGCCACCTCGTGGCCGATCACGGTGGCCAGTCCTTCCTCGTCCCGGGTAATCGGCAGGATGCCGGTGTAGATACCGACCTTGCCGCCCGGCAGGCAGAAGGCATTGGCCATTTTCGGCTGGTCGAATAGCACGAATTCCCACTGCGCGCCGGGCAACGGCGCCACCGCCGCGATGCGCTTGCCGACGCGTTGCAGTAGCGCGTTCTGCTGCGCGTCGGTCAAGATCGGCGTGGTTTCCTTGATCTCCTCGAACGCGGTCAGGCCCAGCTGCATTTCCTGATCCGAACCGATCAGCAGCAACTGGCTGCGGCCCGAATCCGGCACGGTCGAACAGGCGATCAACAGCACAACACTGAGTAGGATGGTCAACAGGCGCATGATTTTCTCCATTCCTGAGGTGAACAGTTGTATTACGCGGCTTCGACGGGTGGGGCCGCCCCTATTTCAGTATGGCTGGGTTTTGGGCGAAGGTTCCGATCAATAGGGTGATCAATAGCGATCAATAGGATCAGAGTCATTGATATTACAAGGCCAAAATTGAAGCCATGAGAGTGCGGCGGTCGGTTCCGCTGGGGAGAGGAGGGGATAGAAAGTCCGCGCAGTATTGTACCCATTCCACACACACGCGTAACTTCAGAAAAGGTCCAGTAGTCCGCTATAGCGATGCAATGGCATGCATCTCAAACACGTCGAGGCACGGATGGAATACAAGCTGATATGCAGTGGCAAACTGCTCTCTGGCGCTGATGAAACGGTGGCTATCGCCGAATTGAGGGCGCTGACAGGTTTGTCAGAGAAAGAAATTCATCTCAAGCTGCTGACTGGTAAACAGGCAAAACTCAGGAGTTCGGCCAATCAGGCCAAAATCGAGGCGCTGTACCGGGCATTTCGCAAGGCGGGGCTTGATGTCGAACTGGTTTCGGCGCCAGGCATGGCCGCAACCAGCGGCAATACCGGCAACACCCCGGCATCACAACCCGTGCCGCAATCGCCGTGGGGGCGCAAACGTCAGTTGATAGCGGCAGCTGCCTTGGCGCTATTGTTGTTTATCTCGGGTGCAGCCGCCTACGCGTGGTACTGGCTGTCAGCGCCGCTGCCGGCCACGGCGCAAATGGCCGAAGCGGCGATTGCTGATGGCCGGATGGTAGCCATCGCGCACGTCAATGCAGAAAAGCTGCTTGAGCTGCAACATTATCTGTTCGGCGAGCTCGATCCAGACGCCTTACCCGTGGACTCCACTGACAAGGCAGTAATGGACGAGCTGTTCAGTGGCCCGGCAAATCTGCGCGAAAATCTGGCGCAGTTGTTCCTGGCCGTGCATGCCCCGGAAGGAGAACCGCGGGCGCGGACCACCCTGCTATTTTCCGGCAACTTTGATACCGATGCGGTGATAGGCACTTTACGGCGTTTCTATCGCGTCGAAGAAACGGGCGATGATCACTGGCATGTCCTGCGTGCAATGCAAATCGAGGCCGAATCACTGTGCCCCTCCGACACGCCTAACAAACGCGAACCGGCGCCCGGCTATCTGTACATCACACCGCAGCTGGCCCTGCTGGCCGATGACCAGGCGCACGCGGCGAGTCTGGTCCAACGCTTGCAATCAGGCGCTCCGGCGGCACAGGACATCAACTATTGGCAGCGTTATCGGAAAGGACAGCTGGCCAGCCTGATGGTGTTGTCCATCCCGGAAGCGAGCACGGCGTTAAGGGGGCTGCCGGGCATGGTGGCGCAAAAGGCCGCATCCGGGAACGCTCAGATCACGGGTGTCGCTGCTGCGGTAGAAACAGACTTGCTGGCGCGCGGCTTCAATGTCAGCCTCAACCTCGCCAGCAGCGATGCCGCGTGGAAACGGGACGCCACAGCAAAGATGCAGCGGCAATTGGATGAAATGAAGAATGACAGCCGCCGTGTTTCGCCGACACTGGCGGAATTGCTAACGCGCATTACGATATCCGAGCAGGCCGAGGCACTGCGTGTCAACGCCGCGCTCGATGCCTCGGTGTTCGCCGACCTGGGAGCGGTTGTGCAGGAAGGCATGGGCAATCTATTCAGCGTGCGGGTTGCGGGCACTCAGCAAGACGGCGGCCAGGCGGCGGAACAAATCCAGACTCATCCCAAAGATTATGCAGACACTGCCGCCTTCGCCACGCTGCCGGCGCTCAAGCTGGAGTCTTATGATTCACAGCCGTTGTTCATGCGCGGCGCCTTCGCCGTCGATGTGGAGCGCATCCGCATGAACGACACCGGTCTGCTGGAACTGCAACTGCAAGGCAGGGTGGCGCTGCCCGATAGCGGTAGTGATTCCGGCCAGACGCGGACTGCCGAATTGTCTCTTACAGTGGATTCGGTCACGGACGCTGCCGGCCAGGATCTGCTGCGCGATGAACATTGCGTCAAGCGCAATGAATTGTTTGGCCGCAGCCGCAATCACGAGCCGGAAACCCAGTCGAACATCTTCCAGAACAAGGCCCAGATTACAAAATTCGTCAGGTTGCGGGAAAATGCCAGACTGGAAGACATACAACACATCAAAGGTCATTTGACATTTTCGGCGCCGGAGGAGGTACGCAAGTTCACCGTGCCCTTGCGGGCTGGTGAGAACATCACCCATGCGGGGACGCGCTTTTACCTGTCGAGCATCAGCGACGACAGTGTGAGTTATCACGTGACGGGAGAACATGCCCGCCTTCTCGAAGTACGCGGACTGAATGGCAATGGCCAGCCACTGCGTACCGGCTGGCGCATGGGCGGCGATGACGGCCGCGCGACGCAGCAGTTTGCTGGAAAGATTCGGGCGCTGGAAGTCTTCGTGGCCGGGCGGTTTACAAAACATCAAACTGATTTTGACATTACCAACCTGTTTGTGCCGGGTGCGGAACGGGAAAATAAACCACTGGTGGCATTTGCCCCCAAACGCATCGATCCCAAAGCCTGGGCGGCCTATAAAAACCTGGATATGCGCAAGCTTAAGGCTGATCCGCAGGACTGGACTGTGTTTGACAAAAACAAGACGCCTATCGCCTCCGCGCAATGGCAGGGGGTGAGCCTGTTTCTGACCCACACCCCAACACAGTGGGGAAACTCACCGCAGGCGCAGGTGTATTATCCCATGCTGCCTGATCTGCCAGGCGTGCTATCTGCTTTTAGCTATCAGATAGAGGAACCGGCCGTTAAGGATGGCCCCGCTGAGTATTATGCCAAGGTTTTCTATTCGTACCGCCTGCCTTCACGCGAACTGGTAGTGCCCCATCGTCTACAAGGACAGCCGTTGGCGTTAGGCAGCTGGCCGTTGCGCACGGGCTTGAAGGAAAACGAGCGCCTTGATCAGCTCAGGGGAAAACTGGTATTTCGTTTGCCGACCAGGACAAAATCAAGCATGTTTGCCTTGAACACCTTGTGGCAGGGCGCGACAGTGGACGGCGTGACCGTCAGTTTAACCGAAGTCAGTCGTGGCATGTTTCCGGGCTATGGCCTGAAGATAGAAGGTGATATCTCGCGCCTGGTGAATCTGCACGGCATAGACGCGGATGGCCGGCGCGTCGCGGCCGAGCCGGTGAATTTTCAGGGATCCGGCTATTGGACCATGACACTGCCGTTCGGCAAGGGTATCGAGTCGGTTGAACTCATTATGGCTACAAAACAAGAGGTGATGAAATATCCGTTCTCACTGCGGCCGGCGTATCCAGGTCAATAGCCATGCCCTGGAAATTTAATATGGAGTAGCGCATTTTATGTACAACCTGGATCCGCGCTTAAGCCACGGATCCAGGGTTAATTGTGAACTATTCCGGTAATCCAGCCTTACGAAGATCAGCAAGTAATTTTGCTTTCTGTTTTGGTTCAGACAACATCATGGTACTGGCAAGGTGTGAAATTGTAGTTGATGGATTCAATACACCAATCTGTTCGATGGTCCATTGTGCATCATCTAATCTGTTTACATTCACATAGCTTGCCGCAAGATATAACTTGATGGGAATGGCATTTTCATTGCGATCTTGTGCCTTTTCCAATGATTCGACAGCCTGCGCGTAGTTTCCAAGCAAGTACCGCGCAAGTCCCACATTTAAAAGATAGTCCCAGGTATAAAAGGGATTGAGCTGCATACCTCGAGTCGCATATTCCAGCGCTTTGTCTGCCTGACCCAGTCCATTGCTAATTAATGCCAGCAAGCCATAACCATCCGCATAGTTGGGTGCAATACGTATGGAATGTTTTGCTGCGATTTTCGCTTTTTCATATTCATTGCGTCGCAGATGAACATAGCCCAGCGACCAGTAGGTTTGCGGGATCGATCCATCCAGAGCAACGCCTTGTTCGGCCAGTATCAAGGCACGTTCCAGGTTTTCAACCGGTGTGTTTGTCCAGCCGTGTCGGAAATCCAGCGCCAACGTGTAGGCCAGCGCACCATACGCGCGCCCATAAGCTGGATCAATGTCGATGGCCTGCGTATAAGCTGCACGTGCCTGTGCATTGGTTTGTTTCGTTTGCTCTATTGACAGTCGCTGACCTTGCAGAAAGTATTCGTAGGCTTCCAGGTTATTGGTCGCCCTTTGCAACAATTGTCGTTTTTCCCGGGAAGATAGTTTGACGGCAAGGGCCTTAATCAGGCTGTTGGAGATTTCATCCTGCACGGAAAATACTTCCACAACCTTTCGGTCATAACGCTGCGCCCAGACATTGACTCCACTTTCTGTATTGATCAGCTGAAGATTGATTCGGATATCATCGCCATTTCGTCGCGCATTGCCTGTTAGTACATAATCGACATGGAGTTCGCTGCGTAATGCTTGTGGGGTGATTTTTTGGCCCTTGTATTTAAAGGTGGTGTTGCTGGCAAACACCATTAGATTGGCCATGCGAGAAAGGTCAGTAACAATATCTTCGGTAATACCATCGACAAAAATATCGTACTCCGCACTGGCATCAAGATTATCGATTGGCAATACCACGATAGAAGGCAAGGCTTTATCGGGTAGCAGGGTCAGCTGCGTCGATATGAACATCAGTAGTGCCGCCACGATGACACCAAATATACCCATCCTCAAAAACCGTGGTGACCGGTTTTTAGTCAGGATTCGCGTTGATAATTGTGCAGTTGCTTGTGCTGAGGGGGGTTGAGGGGTGGTCGTAGCAGCAACATCATCATGATTGGCCGCGCTTACCCGCGCAATCAGTTGATAACCCCTCTTGGGAATAGTCGCAATAATTCGCGGCTGTTTGGCATTATCCTGTAAAGCCTTGCGCAGTTTGATGACTGTCGCCGTTACAGCATCATATCCAATTACCGCACCATGCCAGACATCCCGCTCCAGTTCTTCCCGACTGATCACTTCACTCGGGCGTGAGGCAAAATAGACCAGCACCTCCATCACCTTGGGTTCGAGGCGGACCACTTCATTCCCACGAGACAGCACACTTTCGGCTGGTGATACCGTCCAGTCGTCGATGACAAAGCTATGCTGGTTCAGAATTTCCACATTTTGCCTCGCGCTGATTTGCATAAATCACTCAATCCAATCTCCGTGATATGGGTATTCTGCTCGTAAGTCACGGTTTTTAAACAGATATTATTGTTAGTTTTTTCGTCGTCTTCCCGTCGTGCTTCCGTCGAGATTTTTTCCCACATTGTGGCCAATACTCACCTCAACACGACTCAACGGCCAACATCTAAAGGAGAAAACACATGTTACACATACGCACAATTATAGGTATCACATTCTGCATTGCCTGCTTATTGATGACACAAACGGTCAGTGCCGACCAGCCAATTACCCTGGGTGATAGCGCCCAATACACGCAACTGCAAACATCGACCGGGCAATCATTCACTGCCTATGTTGCAGGTCCGCAACATGCAACACAGGCGATATTGATGATTCATGGCTGGTGGGGGTTGAACCGGGACGTTGAAACCTGGGCAAATGAATTTGCCGTGGCAGGTTATCGCGTCATGGCAGTTGACCTATACAAGCAACAAACCACAACACATCCAGCGGAAGCAAAGAAACTAATGCAAGCAGTAAAGCAATCTGATGCCAACAAGATATATGCAACGGCAATCAACACCTTGGCTACATCAGGGCGAAAAGTCGCGATTATTGGCCGCAGCTATGGTGCCAGCCAGGCGTTACATGCAGCACTGGTTGCTCAAGACAAAGCGTCTGCAGTCATTGTTTATTACCCCTATGGTGAATTGATTGCCGACAACAAAATGCTAAGTGCAATAAAGTCCCCAATTCTTGGCCATTTTGCCCGTAATGATTTCTTCCTGACGCCTGATAAGCTGGCGCGGTTCTCATCCAATATTAAACAATCCGGGCTAAATATGACCGGCAATATATACGAAGCCAGACACGGCTTTGATAGCTATACAGGTAAAAATTTCGATGAGCCCGCACATAAGTTGGCTCAGCAAAGAACACGTCAGTTTCTGGGAAAATACCTGAACTAGAACAGACGAAATTCCATTGACCCTATTTACAGGAGAAAATCACCATGGTCACACAAGACACATTTTCTGCTCTGTTGAGCCGAGCACGCATGCATCTTCCCACTTCCGTGCATATTGTTGTCGCTGCAATTTCCATTTATGCCACTACGGCACTTGCCGACGAGTGGCGGCCTGAGGTCAAGACTCTGCGGGTGAATAATTACGACATGTCTTACGTGGAACGCGGCAGCAGCGCGCCACTGGTATTGATTCACGGTTCATTGAGTGATTATCGTACCTGGTTGCCGTTACTGGCAGAGCTCAGTGAAACCAATCGCGCCATTGCCGTTAGTTTGCGTCATTATTACCCAGAGCAATGGGACGGCAAAGGTGATGATCTCTCACTGCAACAGCATGCCGACGACATGGCGGGCTTCATTCAGGCGCTACAATCGGGCCCCGTAGACCTATTAGGGCATTCACGCGGAGCCGCTGTAGCTTTGCTCGTAGCAAGTCAACACCCGGCGCTGGTTCGCAAGCTCGTTCTTGCTGATCCCGCGCCACTCAACGCAATGCTTTCAAATAACGTTAATGCACAAAATGATCTACAGGTACGAAAAACCAGGTTACAGGAGGTAATGCGCCATTACCAACAGGGTGATTCAGACGGTGGCCTGGAAGTTTTTGTTAATTACATCGCGGGAAACAGCGCGTGGGAAAATACATCGGAAGCCAGGCGAGATACCTTGCGTGCCAATTCGTGGACTCAAGTCAGTCAACTACAAGACTACGAGACGCCGTTTGATTGTGGTAATGCCCGAAAAATTACCGCGCCGGTGTTGTTGATCACCGGCGAGCGTAGTGCCCCGTTGTATGGCTACATGCATTCAGCATTAAAGCCATGCCTTAAACAGGTAGACTATGCAATCATTGCTGATGCGGGTCATATGATGTTTAGTGCAAGTCCAACCGCATTCGTGTTTGAAGTGCAGGAATTTATTGCGCCATAGTGAACACAGGAAAGGGGTCAAGTTGAATCTCCCCCAGTTTAACTGGACACTTTTAATCAAAAACAAATCTACTTAATTGATTTTGCAGTTAGGTTTTGGGATTGATGGGATTAATAATATGTTCCCGTCAGCCCGAAATGGAAAAAAGGAATACACAATGCCAAGGAAGACGGGGTCGTTGGTGCCGAATTGCCCGCAGCATATTGTGCAAAGCGGTTAAAGCAGCAGAGCGCTTTAAATATAGTCCCGTGGGCACAAAAACCTGCCCACCCTACCTGTCTCTGCCATTAGCGCAGGTCGTCGGTTCCACCCTGGGGTTTGGGAATGATGATGCGTCGCTTGTAGGTGAAGTGGTAGTCGCGATAAAAGTGCTCGATGGAATGCTTAGTGATCTGGCGCATGAAGGCCCTATCGATCTTCAGCCATCGCTGGGCCAGTGCCTCGGCCACTCCCGCCTCGACCAATGCGTCTTTCAATAGTCGGTGACGCAGCTCGGCCAGCTCCGGGGTGATGTACATGTTCTCATGCACCTGCCCGATGGGTTTGCCCGGATATTTTGGGCCGCCCATTTTCTCGCCCATAAAGCTGCTCTGTCGATCCTCGATGGCCTGCTGGTTATGGCCGGTGAAAAACTGTTTTAGCCAGGGGTGGCGATAAATATTGTCATAAAAGATCCGGTGCACCTTTTCCAGTGTGGGCAGGCCGCCGACGGCCTCGTAGAGTGATGGTTTCATCAGCTTGCCGGTCGCTAGGAGCCTGTCGGACTATGGAAGAATCTACTGCGCTGATGGGAAATTGGCCCATTTTTCCGATCATTTTGATGAAATACGTCCTGTATTTCACCCCTTCGGGGTCGCTTGCGCGGTCCCAATCCGCTCCCGGCGGATTGGTCGTTAAATAGGCCCACTATTCTCCTCAAATGATCGAAAAAATGGACTCGATTTCCCACCATGCTCGCTACGATTCCCATGGTCCGACAGGCTCCTAGCGCTGTGGCGCGGCGCTGAACAGGGTCTGGAAACGCCGCGCGGCGGCCTGGATGTCGGGCTGGCCAAACAGGCCATCGACCACCGCCAGCAGGTCGGCGCCGGCGGCGATCAGCGCGGCGGCATTGTCGGTGGTGATGCCGCCGATGGCCACCACCGGCAGGGTGAGTTCCTGTCGGGCACGCTGGAGGAGGGCGGGCTCGGCCTGGGCGGCGTGGGGTTTGGTCCGTGAGCCAAAGAAGCGGCCAAAGGCGATGTAGTCGGCGCCCTCGGCGCTGGCCTGTTGGGCCAGTTCAAAGCGGTTGTAACAGGAGACGCCGATGATTGCCTCAGCGCCCAGCAGGCGCCGGGCCGCGTCGATGCCGGCATCATCCTGCCCCAGATGCACGCCGTCGGCCCGAACGACATGGGCAAGCTGGGGGTCGTCGTTGATGATCAGGCGGGCGTCGTGGCGGAGGGTGAGGGCGCGCAGGGCGTGTGCCGTGTCCAGAGCCTGTTGCGGGTCGGCTTTGCCCGGCTGCGGTTTGTGCCGGTACTGCAGCAGGCGCACGCCGCCGAGCAGCGCCTGTTCCACATCGCAGAGCAGTTGCCGGGTGTCGTGCTGGCCTGCGTCGGTAATGGCGTAGAGGCCGGTCAGTCTTTTGTGCATGGTGCGTGGTGGCTACTTTTTGTTAGCTTGGTTTGTGAGCTGGCGCAGCGTTGGTGTCAGCTGCGTTATGTCAGTGCAGTTGAGAATTGTCGGCGGCCTCGTCTTCATCACCGTGGGCCCAGAACAGGCGGCCGGGAATCAGCTGGCCCATGCCGATGCGGTAGCTGTTGTTGAGCGTCTCCCAGGTAAATTCCTGCGCCTCGAGAATCGCGGTGGTCGGTGGCAGACCCTGCGCCAATAGGCCGGCGATGGCCGAGGCCAGGGTGCAGCCGGAGCCGTGAAACACGCCGGGCAGTCGATCCCAGGTGTAACTCTCCAGTAATCGGTGGCCGCCGTAGAGGTTGTTGATGACACTCGGCGTCGTCTCGTGGGTGCCGGTGATGAGGATGTATTCACTGCCCATTTCCAGCAATTCCTGGGCGCAGGCATCCAGGCTGTCGGCCTCGGGCGCGAAGGCGCGGGCCTCTTCGCTGTTGGGCGTCAGTACCGTCACCAGCGGGAACAGCAGGTTCACCATGGCGTCGGTGAGATCGTCATCGGCCATTTCCCCGCCACCGCCCGCGGCGATGAGCGGGTCGAGCACCACCGGGATATCCGGGTAATCCAGCAGGATCGAGTGAATCGCCTCCGCATTTTCGGCGCTGCCGATCATGCCAATCTTGAAGGCGGATACCGCAATATCCTCCAGCGCGGCGCGGGCCTGTTCGATCACCAGGGTCATGTCCATGGCCTGAAAACGGAACAGCTGCTCGGTGTCCTGCACCGTCACGGCGGTGATCACGGGACAGACATGGCAGCCCATGCTGGTCAGTGTCTCGATATCGGCCTGGATGCCGGCGCCGCCGCTGGGGTCGGTGCCTGCAAAGGCCATCACCACGGGGAGGGTGGGTACGTTGCTCATTATCGACTGCTCCTTTGGTGCGAGGATGGTGCGAGGGTGGGCTGTCAGATCCGGCCCCGGTTAATGGATTTTAGTGTAACACCCAAAGCTGGCCTGCCCATCTTCCGGGCGAGCGATTTTGGGCGGCCGGAAAGTCAGCAGGACCGGCCTGGGCTGTCTACACTTAGCCGTTGTAGGTGTACCAATGGTAGGCGTCCGGCGTGTCGTCAAGGGCGCGGAACCTGTCCTGGACAGCGGGAGGTGGTGTTGTGGAGAACATGCCTTTGCAGTGTGCGCGCATGGCGTCGGTGGCCGGACAGTACTGCGCGTTTATTGAAGATCTCGATGGGCGCGGCCGTGGCCGCGGCGCGGGTCTGCCGGCACAGTGGTTGCGGCGACTGGAAAAGCTGTTGCCGCGCCTGCACGTGGCGGTGATCGCCCTGCTGGGGCCGGTGGAAGACCCGCACCATTACCGTTTGCACGATGATGATCAGCGTTGCGAGCTGTTCTTGCGCCTCACCACCATTTTACAGTCGGATCGCCATCTGTGGGCGAACTACCAGGCGAACTATCAGACGAGTTGGCAAACCGGGGGTGCGAGGCAGGCCTCCCCCCAGGAGCTGTGTGAGCGCATGGCGGATAACATGACCGACATGTATTTTGATCTCCGCCAGGGCCTGGAGCTGGTGCGCGAAAAGCCTCTGCTGGCGGCCGCTGAGTGGCAGCGCAGCTTTTACGTCCACTGGGCCAGGCATCTGCTGGATGCCGAATGCTGGCTGTATGCGGTGGATGCCGGTGGTGAACCGCCGCAGCTGCCCGCCTGGCGCTGGCCGGACCGGGTCGTTAGCCGGGTCTGACGATCACCAGGATCACGATGACGATCAGCAGGATGACCGGAAATTCGTTGAACCAGCGATAGAATACATGGCTCTTCTGGTTGCGGTCTAACTTGAAGTCCTTTACCAGTTTGCCGCAGTAGATGTGGTAGACGAGCAGGATGGCGACCAGCGCCAGCTTGACCTGCATCCACAGCGTTCCCCCGAAGGCCTCCCAGGCATAACCCTGCAACATCACCAGCCCGAGGACAACGGTGATCACGCCGCCGGGGGTCATGATGCCGTAGAATAATTTGCGTTCCATGATCTTGAAACGCTCATTGCTGATCTGGTCATCACTCATGGCGTGATACACAAACAGCCGGGGCAGATAAAATAGCCCGGCAAACCAGGTCACCATA belongs to Gammaproteobacteria bacterium and includes:
- a CDS encoding alpha/beta fold hydrolase, with product MLHIRTIIGITFCIACLLMTQTVSADQPITLGDSAQYTQLQTSTGQSFTAYVAGPQHATQAILMIHGWWGLNRDVETWANEFAVAGYRVMAVDLYKQQTTTHPAEAKKLMQAVKQSDANKIYATAINTLATSGRKVAIIGRSYGASQALHAALVAQDKASAVIVYYPYGELIADNKMLSAIKSPILGHFARNDFFLTPDKLARFSSNIKQSGLNMTGNIYEARHGFDSYTGKNFDEPAHKLAQQRTRQFLGKYLN
- a CDS encoding winged helix-turn-helix domain-containing protein translates to MQISARQNVEILNQHSFVIDDWTVSPAESVLSRGNEVVRLEPKVMEVLVYFASRPSEVISREELERDVWHGAVIGYDAVTATVIKLRKALQDNAKQPRIIATIPKRGYQLIARVSAANHDDVAATTTPQPPSAQATAQLSTRILTKNRSPRFLRMGIFGVIVAALLMFISTQLTLLPDKALPSIVVLPIDNLDASAEYDIFVDGITEDIVTDLSRMANLMVFASNTTFKYKGQKITPQALRSELHVDYVLTGNARRNGDDIRINLQLINTESGVNVWAQRYDRKVVEVFSVQDEISNSLIKALAVKLSSREKRQLLQRATNNLEAYEYFLQGQRLSIEQTKQTNAQARAAYTQAIDIDPAYGRAYGALAYTLALDFRHGWTNTPVENLERALILAEQGVALDGSIPQTYWSLGYVHLRRNEYEKAKIAAKHSIRIAPNYADGYGLLALISNGLGQADKALEYATRGMQLNPFYTWDYLLNVGLARYLLGNYAQAVESLEKAQDRNENAIPIKLYLAASYVNVNRLDDAQWTIEQIGVLNPSTTISHLASTMMLSEPKQKAKLLADLRKAGLPE
- a CDS encoding hydroxymethylpyrimidine/phosphomethylpyrimidine kinase — encoded protein: MSNVPTLPVVMAFAGTDPSGGAGIQADIETLTSMGCHVCPVITAVTVQDTEQLFRFQAMDMTLVIEQARAALEDIAVSAFKIGMIGSAENAEAIHSILLDYPDIPVVLDPLIAAGGGGEMADDDLTDAMVNLLFPLVTVLTPNSEEARAFAPEADSLDACAQELLEMGSEYILITGTHETTPSVINNLYGGHRLLESYTWDRLPGVFHGSGCTLASAIAGLLAQGLPPTTAILEAQEFTWETLNNSYRIGMGQLIPGRLFWAHGDEDEAADNSQLH
- a CDS encoding M48 family metallopeptidase, whose translation is MRLLTILLSVVLLIACSTVPDSGRSQLLLIGSDQEMQLGLTAFEEIKETTPILTDAQQNALLQRVGKRIAAVAPLPGAQWEFVLFDQPKMANAFCLPGGKVGIYTGILPITRDEEGLATVIGHEVAHAVARHGAERMSHGLLVELGGMALDQAMQNQAETTRALSHQAYGLTATLGVMLPYSRSHELEADHLGLLYMARAGYDPNAAVGFWQRFSAYAREQGGQAPPEFLSTHPVDERRIAQIRSLLPMAEAEYRQAIER
- a CDS encoding DUF5063 domain-containing protein, which encodes MPLQCARMASVAGQYCAFIEDLDGRGRGRGAGLPAQWLRRLEKLLPRLHVAVIALLGPVEDPHHYRLHDDDQRCELFLRLTTILQSDRHLWANYQANYQTSWQTGGARQASPQELCERMADNMTDMYFDLRQGLELVREKPLLAAAEWQRSFYVHWARHLLDAECWLYAVDAGGEPPQLPAWRWPDRVVSRV
- a CDS encoding group 1 truncated hemoglobin; this encodes MKPSLYEAVGGLPTLEKVHRIFYDNIYRHPWLKQFFTGHNQQAIEDRQSSFMGEKMGGPKYPGKPIGQVHENMYITPELAELRHRLLKDALVEAGVAEALAQRWLKIDRAFMRQITKHSIEHFYRDYHFTYKRRIIIPKPQGGTDDLR
- the thiE gene encoding thiamine phosphate synthase → MHKRLTGLYAITDAGQHDTRQLLCDVEQALLGGVRLLQYRHKPQPGKADPQQALDTAHALRALTLRHDARLIINDDPQLAHVVRADGVHLGQDDAGIDAARRLLGAEAIIGVSCYNRFELAQQASAEGADYIAFGRFFGSRTKPHAAQAEPALLQRARQELTLPVVAIGGITTDNAAALIAAGADLLAVVDGLFGQPDIQAAARRFQTLFSAAPQR
- the hemJ gene encoding protoporphyrinogen oxidase HemJ gives rise to the protein MLWIESFHVIFMVTWFAGLFYLPRLFVYHAMSDDQISNERFKIMERKLFYGIMTPGGVITVVLGLVMLQGYAWEAFGGTLWMQVKLALVAILLVYHIYCGKLVKDFKLDRNQKSHVFYRWFNEFPVILLIVIVILVIVRPG
- a CDS encoding alpha/beta hydrolase, whose protein sequence is MVTQDTFSALLSRARMHLPTSVHIVVAAISIYATTALADEWRPEVKTLRVNNYDMSYVERGSSAPLVLIHGSLSDYRTWLPLLAELSETNRAIAVSLRHYYPEQWDGKGDDLSLQQHADDMAGFIQALQSGPVDLLGHSRGAAVALLVASQHPALVRKLVLADPAPLNAMLSNNVNAQNDLQVRKTRLQEVMRHYQQGDSDGGLEVFVNYIAGNSAWENTSEARRDTLRANSWTQVSQLQDYETPFDCGNARKITAPVLLITGERSAPLYGYMHSALKPCLKQVDYAIIADAGHMMFSASPTAFVFEVQEFIAP